A single region of the Procambarus clarkii isolate CNS0578487 chromosome 94, FALCON_Pclarkii_2.0, whole genome shotgun sequence genome encodes:
- the LOC123747191 gene encoding outer mitochondrial transmembrane helix translocase-like: MEKLGLFVQTHRAEVEAVIKCALVFVEIVLAGAALSLALGILKRFMSVSLKVKVMTLKTKVKKVTIMVKALWYLLNLLKDLVIQRDLTDPHIPDGRDALQHDEVLSKLCNLLQDLHGEEVEGPKQLLQDLCDVWRSHLKQDKSSVTEESCTHTTLTSTEESSSDEDGLNEFERQLLCCLKTPQEIVSTWEAIGGHEDILEEIDTQVAGIIKFKKYFPHNPCHHPPSMLLYGPPGCGKTMIAEAVAKSCGINLLTVTSSLVTSKWHGESEKLLNAVFTLAYKRQPAGIFIDELDTFFSKRGESEVRGYMLGTFLTNTNDFDREPDKLIFIIAATNRMDLIDSAILRRFPLKLNVNAPNFQARRQILKLCLQKYEVDSYIDLESVAKLATNCSGDDLKNIVEITFAALIRQYIRECCESDKDKNSGATKFHQRHDRVALPPITQQMLKRQVILYKKRNM; this comes from the coding sequence ATGGAAAAACTCGGCTTATTTGTACAAACACACAGAGCAGAAGTTGAAGCAGTGATTAAGTGTGCACTGGTGTTCGTCGAGATTGTTCTCGCCGGGGCCGCCTTATCGTTGGCTCTGGGGATTCTCAAGCGCTTTATGTCGGTGTCACTGAAGGTCAAGGTCATGACGCTCAAGACCAAGGTCAAGAAGGTCACGATAATGGTCAAGGCCTTGTGGTACCTCTTAAACCTCCTGAAAGACCTTGTTATCCAGAGGGATCTCACAGATCCCCACATACCGGACGGCCGTGATGCCCTCCAGCACGATGAGGTCCTGTCCAAGCTGTGCAACCTTCTGCAGGACTTACATGGGGAGGAGGTAGAGGGACCCAAGCAACTACTGCAAGACCTCTGCGATGTCTGGAGGAGCCACCTGAAGCAGGACAAGTCTTCAGTAACCGAGGAGAGCTGCACGCACACCACTCTGACCTCGACGGAGGAGTCGAGTTCTGACGAGGACGGCCTTAACGAATTTGAGCGGCAACTCCTCTGCTGCCTCAAGACGCCGCAGGAGATAGTATCAACCTGGGAAGCCATCGGAGGTCACGAGGACATCCTCGAGGAAATCGATACCCAAGTGGCAGGCATTATTAAGTTTAAAAAGTACTTCCCTCATAACCCATGCCACCATCCACCCAGCATGCTGCTGTACGGGCCGCCGGGGTGTGGTAAGACCATGATAGCAGAAGCTGTGGCAAAAAGCTGCGGCATAAACCTGCTAACGGTGACGTCTTCCCTCGTCACGAGCAAGTGGCACGGTGAATCGGAGAAACTTCTCAACGCGGTTTTCACCCTAGCTTACAAGAGGCAACCAGCTGGAATATTTATAGACGAGCTGGATACCTTCTTTTCgaagagaggggagagtgaggtgCGCGGTTACATGCTGGGAACGTTCCTCACCAACACCAATGACTTCGACAGAGAACCAGACAAGCTCATCTTTATCATAGCCGCCACTAATCGCATGGACCTTATTGACTCCGCTATCCTACGCCGTTTTCCGCTTAAATTAAATGTAAACGCGCCGAATTTTCAGGCCAGAAGACAGATACTAAAACTTTGCCTCCAAAAATACGAGGTCGACTCGTATATAGACTTAGAATCGGTAGCTAAATTAGCTACAAATTGTTCTGGAGATGATTTAAAAAACATAGTAGAAATTACTTTTGCTGCTCTAATACGACAGTACATTCGGGAATGTTGCGAATCAGATAAAGATAAAAACTCCGGTGCAACGAAGTTTCATCAAAGACATGACCGCGTAGCCTTGCCACCTATTACTCAACAGATGCTAAAGAGGCAGGTGATACTATACAAAAAGAGGAACATGTAA